In Mycobacterium tuberculosis H37Rv, a single window of DNA contains:
- the lppY gene encoding lipoprotein LppY, whose amino-acid sequence MAGAKHAGRIVAITTAAAVILAACSSGSKGGAGSGHAGKARSAVTTTDADWKPVADALGRSGKLGDNNTAYRINLPRNDLHITSYGVDIKPGLSLGGYAAFARYDNNETLLMGDLVITEEELPKVTDALQAHGIAQTALHKHLLQQDPPVWWTHIHGMGDAARLAQGLKAALDATTIGPPTPPPARQPPVDIDVAGVDQALGRKGTQDGGLMKYSIPRKDTIIEDGHVLPAVSLNLTTVINFQPVGRGRAAINGDFILIAPEVQEVIRAMRAGNITIVELHNHGLTEEPRLFYMHYWAVDDAVTLARALRPAMDATNLQSS is encoded by the coding sequence ATGGCGGGCGCCAAACATGCTGGGAGAATCGTCGCGATCACCACCGCGGCGGCGGTGATACTGGCGGCGTGCAGTTCGGGCTCCAAGGGTGGAGCGGGCAGCGGCCACGCCGGCAAAGCTCGTTCGGCGGTGACCACCACCGATGCCGACTGGAAGCCGGTGGCCGACGCGCTGGGACGTAGCGGCAAGCTCGGAGACAACAACACCGCGTATCGGATCAACCTGCCGCGCAATGACCTTCACATCACGTCCTACGGTGTGGACATCAAACCGGGGCTGTCGTTGGGCGGGTACGCGGCATTCGCCCGATACGACAACAACGAAACGCTGCTGATGGGCGACCTCGTGATCACCGAGGAGGAGTTGCCCAAGGTCACCGATGCGTTGCAGGCGCATGGTATCGCCCAGACCGCACTGCACAAGCATCTGCTGCAGCAAGACCCGCCGGTGTGGTGGACCCACATTCACGGCATGGGTGATGCCGCCCGACTGGCCCAAGGACTCAAGGCGGCGTTGGATGCCACAACGATCGGCCCGCCTACCCCACCGCCGGCACGGCAACCACCGGTCGACATCGACGTCGCCGGCGTCGACCAGGCGTTGGGCCGCAAGGGAACCCAAGATGGTGGGCTGATGAAGTACAGCATCCCCCGCAAAGACACCATCATCGAGGACGGGCACGTGCTGCCCGCAGTGTCGCTGAACCTGACGACGGTGATCAATTTTCAGCCGGTGGGCCGCGGTCGCGCAGCGATCAACGGCGATTTCATCCTGATCGCCCCCGAGGTTCAGGAGGTCATCCGGGCAATGCGTGCCGGCAACATCACGATCGTGGAACTGCACAACCATGGGCTGACCGAAGAGCCCCGCCTGTTCTACATGCATTACTGGGCCGTCGACGACGCGGTCACCCTGGCGCGGGCGCTGCGCCCGGCGATGGATGCCACCAACCTGCAGTCGTCATAA
- a CDS encoding transmembrane protein yields the protein MAVHGFLLERVSVVRDEATVLRQVSAHFPAGRCSAVRGASGSGKTTLLRLLNRLIDPTSGKVWLDGVPLTDLDVLVLRRRVGLVAQAPVVLTDAVLNEVRVGRPDLPEGRVTELLARLCLGQSAREAFLPHQRSALRTALIPAIDSTKVVGLISLPGAMSGLILAGVDPLTAIRYQIVVMYLLLAATAVAALTCARLAERALFDRAHRLVSLPAATRRA from the coding sequence ATGGCGGTGCATGGTTTCCTGCTCGAACGGGTCAGCGTGGTGCGCGACGAGGCGACGGTGCTGCGGCAGGTCAGCGCGCATTTTCCCGCTGGCCGCTGCAGTGCGGTGCGGGGCGCCAGTGGATCGGGAAAGACCACGCTGCTGCGGTTGCTGAACCGGCTCATCGATCCGACGTCCGGAAAAGTCTGGCTTGACGGTGTGCCGCTCACCGATCTGGATGTGCTCGTGTTACGTCGGCGGGTCGGCCTGGTTGCGCAGGCTCCCGTGGTGCTTACCGATGCGGTGCTCAATGAGGTTCGCGTCGGACGCCCGGACCTGCCAGAAGGTCGAGTGACCGAGCTGCTGGCGCGGCTGTGTCTCGGCCAGTCCGCACGCGAAGCGTTCTTGCCGCACCAACGATCCGCCTTGCGCACTGCGCTGATACCCGCGATCGACTCCACGAAAGTCGTTGGGCTGATTAGCCTTCCGGGTGCGATGTCCGGACTTATCCTGGCCGGGGTCGACCCGCTGACCGCGATCCGCTACCAAATCGTGGTGATGTACCTGCTGCTCGCCGCCACCGCGGTGGCAGCGCTGACCTGTGCACGCCTGGCTGAACGTGCCTTATTCGACCGCGCGCACCGGCTCGTTTCGCTGCCCGCGGCGACTCGTCGGGCATGA
- the ilvC gene encoding ketol-acid reductoisomerase (acetohydroxy-acid isomeroreductase (alpha-keto-beta-hydroxylacil reductoisomerase)) codes for MFYDDDADLSIIQGRKVGVIGYGSQGHAHSLSLRDSGVQVRVGLKQGSRSRPKVEEQGLDVDTPAEVAKWADVVMVLAPDTAQAEIFAGDIEPNLKPGDALFFGHGLNVHFGLIKPPADVAVAMVAPKGPGHLVRRQFVDGKGVPCLVAVEQDPRGDGLALALSYAKAIGGTRAGVIKTTFKDETETDLFGEQTVLCGGTEELVKAGFEVMVEAGYPAELAYFEVLHELKLIVDLMYEGGLARMYYSVSDTAEFGGYLSGPRVIDAGTKERMRDILREIQDGSFVHKLVADVEGGNKQLEELRRQNAEHPIEVVGKKLRDLMSWVDRPITETA; via the coding sequence ATGTTCTACGACGACGACGCAGACCTGTCGATCATTCAGGGCCGCAAGGTTGGTGTGATCGGCTACGGCAGCCAGGGGCACGCGCACTCGCTAAGCCTGCGCGACTCGGGTGTGCAGGTGCGCGTCGGGCTGAAGCAGGGTTCGCGGTCGCGGCCCAAGGTAGAAGAGCAGGGCCTGGACGTCGACACTCCCGCCGAGGTCGCCAAATGGGCCGATGTGGTCATGGTGTTGGCCCCCGACACCGCCCAGGCCGAGATCTTCGCAGGAGACATCGAACCCAACCTCAAGCCCGGTGACGCGCTGTTCTTCGGTCACGGACTCAACGTTCACTTCGGCTTGATCAAGCCGCCCGCCGACGTCGCCGTCGCGATGGTCGCCCCGAAGGGACCGGGTCATTTGGTGCGCCGCCAGTTCGTCGACGGCAAGGGTGTGCCGTGTTTGGTTGCGGTAGAGCAGGATCCGCGAGGCGACGGCTTGGCGCTGGCGCTGTCGTATGCCAAAGCGATCGGCGGCACCCGGGCCGGCGTCATCAAGACGACGTTCAAAGACGAGACCGAAACCGACCTGTTCGGTGAGCAAACGGTGTTGTGCGGCGGCACCGAGGAATTGGTCAAGGCCGGGTTCGAGGTCATGGTCGAAGCCGGCTACCCCGCGGAATTGGCCTACTTCGAGGTGCTGCACGAGCTGAAGCTGATCGTCGACTTGATGTACGAGGGTGGCCTGGCGCGGATGTACTACTCGGTGTCGGACACCGCGGAATTCGGCGGCTACCTCTCAGGCCCGCGCGTCATCGATGCCGGCACCAAGGAGCGGATGCGCGACATCCTGCGGGAGATCCAGGACGGTAGCTTTGTCCACAAGCTGGTCGCCGACGTCGAGGGCGGCAACAAACAGCTCGAAGAGTTGCGCCGGCAAAACGCCGAGCACCCCATCGAGGTCGTCGGCAAGAAACTCCGCGACCTGATGAGCTGGGTGGACCGCCCGATCACCGAGACGGCCTAG
- the ilvN gene encoding acetolactate synthase small subunit (acetohydroxy-acid synthase (AHAS) (ALS)), giving the protein MSPKTHTLSVLVEDKPGVLARVAALFSRRGFNIESLAVGATECKDRSRMTIVVSAEDTPLEQITKQLNKLINVIKIVEQDDEHSVSRELALIKVQADAGSRSQVIEAVNLFRANVIDVSPESLTVEATGNRGKLEALLRVLEPFGIREIAQSGMVSLSRGPRGIGTAK; this is encoded by the coding sequence ATGAGCCCGAAGACGCACACGTTGTCGGTGTTGGTCGAAGACAAGCCCGGCGTGCTGGCGCGGGTGGCGGCGCTGTTCTCCCGGCGCGGTTTCAACATCGAGTCGTTGGCGGTGGGTGCCACCGAGTGCAAGGACAGGTCACGGATGACCATCGTGGTCTCCGCCGAGGACACTCCGCTCGAGCAGATCACCAAGCAGCTCAACAAGCTGATCAACGTCATCAAGATCGTCGAGCAGGACGACGAGCACTCGGTGTCACGGGAATTGGCGCTCATCAAGGTCCAAGCCGACGCCGGCAGCCGCAGCCAAGTGATCGAAGCGGTGAATCTGTTTCGCGCCAACGTGATTGACGTATCCCCGGAGTCATTGACCGTCGAGGCCACCGGTAACCGCGGCAAGTTAGAGGCCCTGCTGCGGGTGTTGGAGCCGTTCGGTATTCGCGAAATCGCCCAATCCGGAATGGTGTCGCTGTCCCGCGGTCCGCGCGGCATCGGCACCGCCAAGTAG
- the ilvB1 gene encoding acetolactate synthase large subunit IlvB (acetohydroxy-acid synthase): MSAPTKPHSPTFKPEPHSAANEPKHPAARPKHVALQQLTGAQAVIRSLEELGVDVIFGIPGGAVLPVYDPLFDSKKLRHVLVRHEQGAGHAASGYAHVTGRVGVCMATSGPGATNLVTPLADAQMDSIPVVAITGQVGRGLIGTDAFQEADISGITMPITKHNFLVRSGDDIPRVLAEAFHIAASGRPGAVLVDIPKDVLQGQCTFSWPPRMELPGYKPNTKPHSRQVREAAKLIAAARKPVLYVGGGVIRGEATEQLRELAELTGIPVVTTLMARGAFPDSHRQNLGMPGMHGTVAAVAALQRSDLLIALGTRFDDRVTGKLDSFAPEAKVIHADIDPAEIGKNRHADVPIVGDVKAVITELIAMLRHHHIPGTIEMADWWAYLNGVRKTYPLSYGPQSDGSLSPEYVIEKLGEIAGPDAVFVAGVGQHQMWAAQFIRYEKPRSWLNSGGLGTMGFAIPAAMGAKIALPGTEVWAIDGDGCFQMTNQELATCAVEGIPVKVALINNGNLGMVRQWQSLFYAERYSQTDLATHSHRIPDFVKLAEALGCVGLRCEREEDVVDVINQARAINDCPVVIDFIVGADAQVWPMVAAGTSNDEIQAARGIRPLFDDITEGHA; the protein is encoded by the coding sequence GTGAGCGCACCAACCAAGCCACACTCACCGACATTCAAGCCAGAGCCACACAGCGCGGCGAATGAGCCAAAGCACCCGGCGGCTCGTCCGAAACATGTTGCACTGCAGCAGCTTACCGGTGCACAGGCGGTCATCCGGTCGCTGGAGGAACTCGGCGTCGACGTCATTTTCGGGATTCCGGGCGGTGCGGTGCTGCCGGTGTATGACCCGCTGTTCGACTCGAAAAAGCTGCGCCACGTGCTGGTCCGCCACGAACAGGGCGCCGGGCATGCCGCCAGCGGCTACGCGCACGTCACCGGCCGGGTGGGCGTGTGCATGGCAACGTCGGGTCCCGGAGCGACCAACCTGGTGACCCCGCTGGCCGACGCGCAGATGGACTCGATCCCGGTGGTCGCTATCACCGGTCAGGTCGGGCGGGGGCTGATCGGCACCGACGCCTTCCAGGAGGCCGACATCTCGGGCATCACGATGCCGATCACCAAGCACAACTTTCTGGTCCGCTCCGGTGACGACATTCCGCGGGTGCTGGCCGAGGCCTTCCACATCGCGGCCTCCGGCCGTCCGGGCGCGGTGCTGGTCGACATCCCCAAGGACGTGCTGCAGGGCCAGTGCACGTTCAGCTGGCCGCCGCGGATGGAGCTGCCCGGCTACAAGCCCAACACCAAACCGCACAGCCGGCAGGTCCGCGAGGCCGCCAAGCTGATCGCGGCCGCGCGCAAGCCGGTGCTGTATGTCGGCGGCGGCGTCATCCGCGGTGAGGCCACCGAGCAGCTCCGGGAGCTGGCCGAGCTGACCGGCATCCCGGTGGTCACCACGCTGATGGCCCGCGGCGCGTTTCCCGACAGCCACCGGCAAAACCTCGGCATGCCCGGCATGCACGGCACGGTGGCCGCCGTGGCGGCGCTGCAGCGCAGCGACCTGCTGATCGCGCTGGGTACCCGCTTCGACGACCGGGTGACCGGCAAGCTCGACTCGTTCGCGCCGGAAGCCAAGGTCATCCACGCCGACATCGACCCGGCCGAGATCGGCAAGAACCGCCACGCCGACGTGCCCATCGTCGGTGACGTCAAGGCCGTCATCACCGAACTGATCGCGATGCTGCGCCACCACCACATTCCCGGCACCATCGAGATGGCCGACTGGTGGGCATACCTGAACGGTGTGCGCAAGACCTATCCGCTGAGCTATGGGCCGCAGAGCGACGGCAGCCTGAGCCCGGAATACGTGATCGAAAAGCTCGGCGAGATCGCCGGGCCGGACGCCGTCTTCGTCGCCGGCGTCGGCCAGCACCAGATGTGGGCCGCGCAGTTCATCAGATACGAAAAGCCGCGCAGCTGGCTGAACTCCGGCGGTCTGGGCACCATGGGGTTTGCCATCCCGGCGGCCATGGGCGCCAAGATCGCCCTCCCCGGCACCGAGGTCTGGGCGATCGACGGCGACGGTTGCTTCCAGATGACCAACCAGGAGCTGGCCACCTGCGCGGTCGAGGGCATACCGGTCAAGGTGGCGCTGATCAACAACGGCAACCTGGGCATGGTGCGGCAGTGGCAGAGCCTGTTCTATGCCGAGCGGTACTCGCAGACCGACCTGGCCACTCATTCGCACCGCATCCCCGACTTCGTGAAACTGGCCGAGGCCTTGGGGTGTGTGGGGTTGCGGTGCGAGCGGGAAGAGGACGTCGTCGACGTCATCAACCAGGCGCGGGCGATCAACGACTGCCCGGTGGTGATCGACTTCATCGTCGGTGCCGACGCGCAAGTGTGGCCGATGGTGGCCGCGGGCACCAGCAATGACGAGATCCAGGCCGCCCGCGGCATTCGCCCCCTGTTCGACGACATCACCGAAGGCCACGCCTGA
- the cfp6 gene encoding low molecular weight protein antigen 6, which produces MAHFAVGFLTLGLLVPVLTWPVSAPLLVIPVALSASIIRLRTLADERGVTVRTLVGSRAVRWDDIDGLRFHRGSWARATLKDGTELRLPAVTFATLPHLTEASSGRVPNPYR; this is translated from the coding sequence ATGGCGCACTTCGCCGTGGGATTCCTGACCCTGGGTCTGCTGGTGCCGGTACTGACCTGGCCGGTGAGCGCCCCGCTGTTAGTCATTCCGGTGGCGTTGTCGGCATCGATCATTCGGCTCCGCACGCTCGCCGACGAGCGGGGCGTGACCGTGCGGACGCTGGTCGGCAGCCGCGCGGTGCGCTGGGACGACATCGACGGGCTGCGGTTCCACCGCGGGTCCTGGGCGCGCGCAACGCTCAAGGACGGTACCGAGCTGCGATTGCCCGCGGTGACCTTTGCGACGCTGCCGCACCTGACCGAAGCCAGCTCGGGACGGGTCCCCAACCCGTACCGATGA
- the lppZ gene encoding lipoprotein LppZ gives MWTTRLVRSGLAALCAAVLVSSGCARFNDAQSQPFTTEPELRPQPSSTPPPPPPLPPVPFPKECPAPGVMQGCLESTSGLIMGIDSKTALVAERITGAVEEISISAEPKVKTVIPVDPAGDGGLMDIVLSPTYSQDRLMYAYISTPTDNRVVRVADGDIPKDILTGIPKGAAGNTGALIFTSPTTLVVMTGDAGDPALAADPQSLAGKVLRIEQPTTIGQTPPTTALSGIGSGGGLCIDPVDGSLYVADRTPTADRLQRITKNSEVSTVWTWPDKPGVAGCAAMDGTVLVNLINTKLTVAVRLAPSTGAVTGEPDVVRKDTHAHAWALRMSPDGNVWGATVNKTAGDAEKLDDVVFPLFPQGGGFPRNNDDKT, from the coding sequence ATGTGGACAACGCGGTTGGTTCGATCCGGACTCGCCGCGCTGTGCGCGGCAGTGCTGGTATCGAGCGGCTGCGCACGGTTCAACGACGCTCAATCTCAGCCGTTCACCACCGAACCGGAGCTGCGGCCCCAACCCAGCTCGACACCTCCCCCCCCGCCGCCGCTGCCGCCGGTTCCCTTTCCCAAGGAATGTCCGGCGCCGGGCGTGATGCAAGGCTGCCTTGAGAGCACCAGCGGCTTGATCATGGGCATCGACAGCAAGACCGCACTGGTCGCCGAGCGCATCACCGGTGCCGTCGAGGAGATCTCTATCAGCGCCGAGCCGAAGGTAAAGACGGTCATCCCCGTGGATCCTGCCGGTGACGGTGGCTTGATGGACATTGTGCTGTCGCCCACCTACTCGCAAGACCGGCTGATGTACGCCTACATCAGCACGCCCACCGACAACCGGGTGGTGCGAGTGGCCGACGGCGACATCCCCAAGGACATCCTGACCGGCATCCCCAAAGGTGCTGCCGGTAACACCGGGGCGCTGATCTTCACCAGTCCCACCACGCTGGTCGTGATGACCGGGGATGCTGGCGACCCGGCGTTGGCCGCCGATCCCCAATCGTTGGCCGGTAAGGTCCTGCGTATCGAACAGCCCACCACCATCGGCCAGACGCCGCCGACGACGGCGCTGTCTGGCATCGGCTCCGGCGGCGGCTTGTGCATCGATCCGGTCGACGGCTCGCTATATGTCGCCGACCGCACGCCAACGGCGGACCGATTGCAGCGCATCACCAAGAACTCGGAGGTCTCTACGGTATGGACCTGGCCGGACAAGCCCGGCGTGGCCGGGTGTGCCGCGATGGACGGCACCGTGCTGGTCAACCTGATTAATACCAAACTGACGGTGGCGGTCCGGCTCGCGCCGTCGACCGGTGCGGTCACCGGAGAACCCGACGTTGTCCGCAAAGACACTCATGCGCATGCGTGGGCATTACGGATGTCGCCGGACGGCAACGTCTGGGGAGCCACCGTCAACAAGACCGCCGGCGACGCCGAGAAGCTCGACGATGTGGTGTTCCCGCTGTTCCCGCAGGGTGGCGGCTTCCCGCGCAACAACGACGACAAGACCTGA
- a CDS encoding oxidoreductase, with the protein MSEDVARIHDGDVIDESFDELMGMLDHPVFVVTTQADGHPAGCLVSFATQTSVQPPSFMVGLPRSTGTSEVASRSEHLAVHVLSQRQHVLAELFGSQTEEEVNKFARCSWRAGPCGMPILDDAAAWFIGRTASRSDVGDYVAYLLEPVSVWAPECSEDLLYLSDLDFDVDDIDPGKEASPRFYERERGDETRRYGVVRFTLDVP; encoded by the coding sequence GTGTCAGAAGACGTTGCGCGGATTCATGATGGTGATGTGATCGATGAGTCGTTCGACGAGTTGATGGGGATGCTGGACCACCCGGTGTTTGTGGTGACAACCCAGGCCGATGGTCACCCCGCGGGTTGTCTGGTCAGCTTCGCTACCCAAACGAGCGTGCAGCCCCCGAGTTTTATGGTCGGCCTGCCGAGGAGCACCGGCACCTCCGAGGTGGCGAGCCGATCCGAGCACCTCGCCGTGCACGTGCTTTCGCAGCGGCAGCATGTGCTCGCCGAACTGTTCGGCAGCCAAACGGAGGAGGAGGTCAACAAGTTCGCCCGTTGCTCGTGGCGCGCTGGCCCCTGTGGAATGCCGATTCTCGACGACGCGGCCGCCTGGTTCATCGGTAGGACGGCCAGTCGCAGCGATGTCGGGGATTATGTGGCTTACCTGTTGGAGCCCGTGAGCGTGTGGGCTCCGGAGTGCTCGGAAGATCTGCTCTACCTCTCCGACCTCGACTTTGATGTCGACGACATCGACCCTGGCAAGGAAGCCTCACCCCGGTTCTACGAGCGTGAACGGGGCGACGAGACACGCCGATACGGCGTCGTAAGGTTCACGCTCGACGTGCCCTAA
- the gatB gene encoding aspartyl/glutamyl-tRNA(Asn/Gln) amidotransferase subunit B (Glu-ADT subunit B), producing the protein MTVAAGAAKAAGAELLDYDEVVARFQPVLGLEVHVELSTATKMFCGCTTTFGGEPNTQVCPVCLGLPGSLPVLNRAAVESAIRIGLALNCEIVPWCRFARKNYFYPDMPKNYQISQYDEPIAINGYLDAPLEDGTTWRVEIERAHMEEDTGKLTHIGSETGRIHGATGSLIDYNRAGVPLIEIVTKPIVGAGARAPQIARSYVTALRDLLRALDVSDVRMDQGSMRCDANVSLKPAGTTEFGTRTETKNVNSLKSVEVAVRYEMQRQGAILASGGRITQETRHFHEAGYTSAGRTKETAEDYRYFPEPDLEPVAPSRELVERLRQTIPELPWLSRRRIQQEWGVSDEVMRDLVNAGAVELVAATVEHGASSEAARAWWGNFLAQKANEAGIGLDELAITPAQVAAVVALVDEGKLSNSLARQVVEGVLAGEGEPEQVMTARGLALVRDDSLTQAAVDEALAANPDVADKIRGGKVAAAGAIVGAVMKATRGQADAARVRELVLEACGQG; encoded by the coding sequence ATGACTGTTGCTGCCGGGGCAGCCAAGGCCGCAGGGGCTGAACTGCTCGATTACGACGAGGTCGTCGCGCGCTTCCAGCCGGTACTCGGCCTCGAGGTGCACGTCGAGCTGTCCACTGCGACCAAGATGTTCTGTGGCTGCACCACCACATTCGGCGGCGAGCCAAACACCCAGGTGTGTCCGGTGTGTCTGGGCTTGCCCGGTTCGCTGCCGGTGCTCAACCGGGCCGCCGTGGAGTCGGCGATCCGCATCGGGCTGGCGCTGAACTGCGAGATCGTACCCTGGTGTCGCTTCGCCCGGAAGAACTACTTCTACCCCGACATGCCCAAGAACTACCAGATCTCACAGTACGACGAGCCGATCGCCATCAACGGCTACCTGGACGCGCCTTTGGAAGACGGCACCACTTGGCGGGTGGAGATTGAGCGAGCTCACATGGAAGAAGACACCGGCAAGCTCACCCACATCGGCAGCGAGACGGGCCGGATCCACGGTGCCACCGGTTCGCTGATCGACTACAACCGTGCCGGCGTGCCGCTCATCGAGATCGTCACCAAACCCATCGTGGGCGCCGGTGCCCGGGCGCCGCAGATCGCCCGGTCCTATGTGACGGCGTTGCGGGATCTGCTGCGCGCATTAGATGTATCTGATGTCCGGATGGACCAGGGTTCGATGCGCTGTGACGCCAACGTGTCGCTGAAGCCGGCCGGGACGACCGAATTCGGCACCCGGACCGAGACCAAGAACGTCAACTCGCTGAAGAGCGTCGAAGTCGCCGTCCGCTACGAAATGCAGCGCCAGGGCGCTATTTTGGCGTCTGGTGGTCGGATCACCCAGGAAACCAGACACTTTCACGAGGCCGGTTACACCAGCGCGGGCCGCACCAAGGAGACCGCCGAGGACTATCGGTACTTCCCGGAGCCGGATTTGGAGCCTGTCGCGCCCAGTCGCGAGCTGGTCGAGCGACTACGCCAGACGATCCCCGAATTGCCGTGGTTGAGCCGCAGGAGGATTCAGCAGGAGTGGGGCGTTTCCGACGAGGTGATGCGCGATCTGGTCAACGCCGGCGCCGTCGAATTGGTTGCTGCCACCGTCGAGCACGGCGCGTCCAGCGAGGCGGCGCGCGCCTGGTGGGGAAACTTCCTGGCGCAAAAGGCCAACGAGGCCGGCATCGGGCTGGACGAACTGGCCATCACTCCTGCCCAGGTCGCAGCCGTGGTGGCATTGGTCGATGAGGGCAAGCTGTCCAACAGCTTGGCCCGCCAAGTCGTGGAGGGTGTGCTGGCCGGTGAAGGTGAGCCCGAACAGGTGATGACTGCGAGAGGGTTGGCGTTGGTCCGCGACGACTCGTTGACCCAGGCCGCGGTCGACGAGGCCCTGGCCGCAAATCCTGATGTGGCGGACAAGATTCGCGGCGGCAAGGTGGCCGCGGCCGGCGCGATTGTCGGTGCGGTGATGAAGGCGACCCGCGGACAGGCCGACGCGGCCCGAGTGCGCGAACTCGTTCTAGAGGCCTGCGGGCAGGGTTAG
- the pfkA gene encoding 6-phosphofructokinase (phosphohexokinase (phosphofructokinase)) produces MRIGVLTGGGDCPGLNAVIRAVVRTCHARYGSSVVGFQNGFRGLLENRRVQLHNDDRNDRLLAKGGTMLGTARVHPDKLRAGLPQIMQTLDDNGIDVLIPIGGEGTLTAASWLSEENVPVVGVPKTIDNDIDCTDVTFGHDTALTVATEAIDRLHSTAESHERVMLVEVMGRHAGWIALNAGLASGAHMTLIPEQPFDIEEVCRLVKGRFQRGDSHFICVVAEGAKPAPGTIMLREGGLDEFGHERFTGVAAQLAVEVEKRINKDVRVTVLGHIQRGGTPTAYDRVLATRFGVNAADAAHAGEYGQMVTLRGQDIGRVPLADAVRKLKLVPQSRYDDAAAFFG; encoded by the coding sequence ATGCGGATTGGAGTTCTTACCGGAGGCGGCGACTGTCCCGGCCTTAACGCCGTCATCCGTGCGGTGGTGCGTACCTGCCACGCCCGATACGGCTCGTCGGTGGTCGGATTTCAGAACGGCTTTCGCGGGCTGCTGGAGAACCGCCGTGTTCAACTGCACAACGACGACCGCAATGACCGGCTGCTGGCCAAGGGCGGCACGATGCTGGGCACGGCCCGGGTGCACCCCGACAAACTGCGGGCGGGGCTGCCCCAAATCATGCAGACCTTGGACGACAACGGGATCGACGTCCTGATCCCGATCGGCGGTGAGGGTACGCTGACCGCCGCGAGTTGGCTCTCCGAAGAGAATGTGCCGGTGGTCGGGGTGCCAAAGACGATCGACAACGACATCGACTGCACCGATGTGACCTTCGGCCACGACACCGCGTTGACCGTGGCCACCGAGGCCATCGACCGGCTGCACAGCACCGCCGAATCCCACGAGCGGGTGATGCTGGTGGAGGTGATGGGTAGGCATGCCGGCTGGATCGCGCTGAACGCCGGGCTGGCCTCCGGTGCTCACATGACCCTGATTCCTGAGCAGCCGTTCGACATCGAAGAGGTGTGCCGACTGGTCAAAGGCCGTTTCCAGCGCGGGGACTCGCATTTCATCTGCGTGGTCGCCGAAGGCGCCAAACCGGCTCCGGGGACGATCATGCTGCGCGAGGGTGGTCTCGACGAGTTCGGGCACGAGCGTTTCACAGGTGTAGCGGCGCAGCTGGCGGTCGAGGTCGAGAAGCGCATCAACAAGGATGTCCGGGTGACGGTGTTGGGCCACATCCAGCGGGGTGGTACTCCGACCGCCTACGACCGAGTGCTGGCCACCCGATTCGGGGTGAACGCCGCCGACGCCGCGCATGCGGGCGAGTACGGCCAGATGGTGACGTTGCGCGGCCAGGACATCGGTCGGGTTCCGCTGGCGGATGCGGTTCGCAAACTCAAACTGGTGCCGCAGAGCCGTTACGACGACGCCGCCGCCTTCTTCGGTTGA